The following proteins are co-located in the Apis mellifera strain DH4 linkage group LG9, Amel_HAv3.1, whole genome shotgun sequence genome:
- the LOC100578345 gene encoding uncharacterized protein LOC100578345 isoform X1, with amino-acid sequence MRTSALICLILVASRLRESRCGPRYPSKAAELFRTKGEGLRGVRAEGSIMATPSPLRHETTRADSVFRDGDGPRRISKDDYTTTEEDESRNGFEASTFNPDVLNKFLEEYASKIKGSTEKYQRYPFRIVKPSEPLPLEVDEQQTTVRSPIIDHQEQNTKYEEEAINSTSTEDGLAGILNDTIKRNKYYGANSYDDRNGWVTLEAIPWSKSKISKWQATPSTQRPWPEVNKPWDKPGKPWTSDYSVRPIYENNKPWYEKPKPSWPENGQNDKPAWQKPNRPSPYYTEKPEETQAQKWPPERPSWNKYTDRPSLNTDIITDNRPANFPSNWNRPQPTKPSYQYLDRYPDKYQGEEGNDWHDFPTRLEDRPTPRPTTTERPTAFSHYQYVNNHPQSYPGNGDGQWVLLSTNRGYSKSRQRSIKIDSIGQVGNVTRDVGRKEEEADPAVAVMTSKRQVRLTVLPSINGTNTTTSHGGLLEVEKTFKSVDQSQKEYEMERQPLLSTILKKRPIRNTLGNKASSSAVLAAVSAGILPATMAMMIPMILGRRKRDLTTSGLGLFDHETMIKKLIPGNKVFDNS; translated from the exons ATGCGGACCTCGGCGCTGATCTGTCTTATTCTCGTGGCATCGAGGCTGAGGGAGTCGCGATGCGGGCCGAGATACCCTTCGAAGGCGGCCGAATTGTTCAGGACGAAGGGGGAGGGCTTGAGGGGGGTGCGAGCGGAGGGGTCGATCATGGCAACCCCGAGCCCGCTGCGCCACGAGACGACGAGGGCCGACTCGGTGTTTCGGGACGGAGACGGGCCGAGGAGGATAAGCAAGGATGACTACACGACGACCGAGGAGGACGAGTCGAGGAACGGATTCGAGGCGTCCACGTTCAATCCGGACGTGTTGAACAAGTTTCTGGAGGAGTACGCGAGCAAGATCAAGGGAAGCACCGAGAAGTACCAGAGGTATCCGTTCAGGATCGTCAAGCCTTCCGAGCCGCTCCCCCTCGAGGTCGACGAGCAGCAGACCACCGTTCGATCGCCGATCATCGATCATCAAGAACAAAATACCAAGTACGAAGAGGAGGCGATCAATTCCACGTCCACCGAGGATGGA TTGGCCGGCATTCTAAACGACACGATAAAGAGGAACAAGTATTACGGGGCGAACTCGTACGACGACAGGAACGGTTGGGTCACGTTGGAGGCGATACCGTGGTCCAAGAGCAAGATATCCAAATGGCAAGCGACCCCGAGCACGCAACGGCCGTGGCCCGAAGTGAATAAACCGTGGGATAAACCCGGCAAACCTTGGACCTCCGATTATTCCGTCAGACCCATCTACGAGAACAACAAACCAtg GTACGAGAAGCCGAAGCCGAGCTGGCCGGAGAACGGTCAGAACGACAAGCCCGCGTGGCAGAAGCCCAACCGACCGAGCCCTTACTACACGGAGAAACCGGAGGAGACCCAGGCACAGAAGTGGCCACCGGAGAGGCCCTCTTGGAACAAGTACACGGACCGTCCGAGCCTCAACACCGATATAATTACGGACAATAGGCCGGCCAATTTCCCGAGCAATTGGAACAGGCCGCAACCGACGAAACCGAGCTACCAATATCTGGACAGGTATCCGGATAAATAtcagggggaggaggggaacgATTGGCACGATTTTCCGACGAGGCTCGAGGATCGTCCAACGCCGAGGCCGACCACCACCGAGAGGCCGACCGCCTTCTCCCATTATCAATACGTGAACAATCATCCGCAGAGTTATCCCGGGAACGGGGACGGCCAGTGGGTGCTGCTCTCTACCAACAGGGGCTATTCCAAGTCCAGGCAGAGGTCGATAAAGATAGACTCGATTGGCCAAGTGGGGAACGTTACGAGGGACGTGGgcagaaaggaggaggaagctgATCCAGCGGTAGCTGTGATGACGTCGAAGAGACAG GTTAGATTGACGGTGTTACCGTCGATCAACGGCACGAATACGACCACTTCTCACGGGGGCCTTCTGGAAGTAGAGAAGACGTTCAAGAGCGTGGACCAGAGCCAAAAGGAGTACGAGATGGAAAGGCAACCGTTGTTATCGACCATCCTGAAAAAGAGACCCATCAGAAACACGTTGGGAAATAAGGCGTCCAGCTCTGCTGTTCTAGCTGCTGTCAGTGCCG GGATACTACCGGCAACAATGGCAATGATGATACCGATGATTCTTGGTCGTCGAAAGAGGGATCTAACGACTTCGGGATTGGGCCTGTTCGATCACGAGACTATGATAAAGAAACTGATCCCGGGAAACAAAGTATTTGACAATTCGtag
- the LOC100578345 gene encoding uncharacterized protein LOC100578345 isoform X2, with amino-acid sequence MRTSALICLILVASRLRESRCGPRYPSKAAELFRTKGEGLRGVRAEGSIMATPSPLRHETTRADSVFRDGDGPRRISKDDYTTTEEDESRNGFEASTFNPDVLNKFLEEYASKIKGSTEKYQRYPFRIVKPSEPLPLEVDEQQTTVRSPIIDHQEQNTKYEEEAINSTSTEDGLAGILNDTIKRNKYYGANSYDDRNGWVTLEAIPWSKSKISKWQATPSTQRPWPEVNKPWDKPGKPWTSDYSVRPIYENNKPWYEKPKPSWPENGQNDKPAWQKPNRPSPYYTEKPEETQAQKWPPERPSWNKYTDRPSLNTDIITDNRPANFPSNWNRPQPTKPSYQYLDRYPDKYQGEEGNDWHDFPTRLEDRPTPRPTTTERPTAFSHYQYVNNHPQSYPGNGDGQWVLLSTNRGYSKSRQRSIKIDSIGQVGNVTRDVGRKEEEADPAVAVMTSKRQIDGVTVDQRHEYDHFSRGPSGSREDVQERGPEPKGVRDGKATVVIDHPEKETHQKHVGK; translated from the exons ATGCGGACCTCGGCGCTGATCTGTCTTATTCTCGTGGCATCGAGGCTGAGGGAGTCGCGATGCGGGCCGAGATACCCTTCGAAGGCGGCCGAATTGTTCAGGACGAAGGGGGAGGGCTTGAGGGGGGTGCGAGCGGAGGGGTCGATCATGGCAACCCCGAGCCCGCTGCGCCACGAGACGACGAGGGCCGACTCGGTGTTTCGGGACGGAGACGGGCCGAGGAGGATAAGCAAGGATGACTACACGACGACCGAGGAGGACGAGTCGAGGAACGGATTCGAGGCGTCCACGTTCAATCCGGACGTGTTGAACAAGTTTCTGGAGGAGTACGCGAGCAAGATCAAGGGAAGCACCGAGAAGTACCAGAGGTATCCGTTCAGGATCGTCAAGCCTTCCGAGCCGCTCCCCCTCGAGGTCGACGAGCAGCAGACCACCGTTCGATCGCCGATCATCGATCATCAAGAACAAAATACCAAGTACGAAGAGGAGGCGATCAATTCCACGTCCACCGAGGATGGA TTGGCCGGCATTCTAAACGACACGATAAAGAGGAACAAGTATTACGGGGCGAACTCGTACGACGACAGGAACGGTTGGGTCACGTTGGAGGCGATACCGTGGTCCAAGAGCAAGATATCCAAATGGCAAGCGACCCCGAGCACGCAACGGCCGTGGCCCGAAGTGAATAAACCGTGGGATAAACCCGGCAAACCTTGGACCTCCGATTATTCCGTCAGACCCATCTACGAGAACAACAAACCAtg GTACGAGAAGCCGAAGCCGAGCTGGCCGGAGAACGGTCAGAACGACAAGCCCGCGTGGCAGAAGCCCAACCGACCGAGCCCTTACTACACGGAGAAACCGGAGGAGACCCAGGCACAGAAGTGGCCACCGGAGAGGCCCTCTTGGAACAAGTACACGGACCGTCCGAGCCTCAACACCGATATAATTACGGACAATAGGCCGGCCAATTTCCCGAGCAATTGGAACAGGCCGCAACCGACGAAACCGAGCTACCAATATCTGGACAGGTATCCGGATAAATAtcagggggaggaggggaacgATTGGCACGATTTTCCGACGAGGCTCGAGGATCGTCCAACGCCGAGGCCGACCACCACCGAGAGGCCGACCGCCTTCTCCCATTATCAATACGTGAACAATCATCCGCAGAGTTATCCCGGGAACGGGGACGGCCAGTGGGTGCTGCTCTCTACCAACAGGGGCTATTCCAAGTCCAGGCAGAGGTCGATAAAGATAGACTCGATTGGCCAAGTGGGGAACGTTACGAGGGACGTGGgcagaaaggaggaggaagctgATCCAGCGGTAGCTGTGATGACGTCGAAGAGACAG ATTGACGGTGTTACCGTCGATCAACGGCACGAATACGACCACTTCTCACGGGGGCCTTCTGGAAGTAGAGAAGACGTTCAAGAGCGTGGACCAGAGCCAAAAGGAGTACGAGATGGAAAGGCAACCGTTGTTATCGACCATCCTGAAAAAGAGACCCATCAGAAACACGTTGGGAAATAA
- the LOC100578345 gene encoding uncharacterized protein LOC100578345 isoform X3: MRTSALICLILVASRLRESRCGPRYPSKAAELFRTKGEGLRGVRAEGSIMATPSPLRHETTRADSVFRDGDGPRRISKDDYTTTEEDESRNGFEASTFNPDVLNKFLEEYASKIKGSTEKYQRYPFRIVKPSEPLPLEVDEQQTTVRSPIIDHQEQNTKYEEEAINSTSTEDGLAGILNDTIKRNKYYGANSYDDRNGWVTLEAIPWSKSKISKWQATPSTQRPWPEVNKPWDKPGKPWTSDYSVRPIYENNKPWYEKPKPSWPENGQNDKPAWQKPNRPSPYYTEKPEETQAQKWPPERPSWNKYTDRPSLNTDIITDNRPANFPSNWNRPQPTKPSYQYLDRYPDKYQGEEGNDWHDFPTRLEDRPTPRPTTTERPTAFSHYQYVNNHPQSYPGNGDGQWVLLSTNRGYSKSRQRSIKIDSIGQVGNVTRDVGRKEEEADPAVAVMTSKRQVRLTVIDQRVRLAVLQSMRRKY, encoded by the exons ATGCGGACCTCGGCGCTGATCTGTCTTATTCTCGTGGCATCGAGGCTGAGGGAGTCGCGATGCGGGCCGAGATACCCTTCGAAGGCGGCCGAATTGTTCAGGACGAAGGGGGAGGGCTTGAGGGGGGTGCGAGCGGAGGGGTCGATCATGGCAACCCCGAGCCCGCTGCGCCACGAGACGACGAGGGCCGACTCGGTGTTTCGGGACGGAGACGGGCCGAGGAGGATAAGCAAGGATGACTACACGACGACCGAGGAGGACGAGTCGAGGAACGGATTCGAGGCGTCCACGTTCAATCCGGACGTGTTGAACAAGTTTCTGGAGGAGTACGCGAGCAAGATCAAGGGAAGCACCGAGAAGTACCAGAGGTATCCGTTCAGGATCGTCAAGCCTTCCGAGCCGCTCCCCCTCGAGGTCGACGAGCAGCAGACCACCGTTCGATCGCCGATCATCGATCATCAAGAACAAAATACCAAGTACGAAGAGGAGGCGATCAATTCCACGTCCACCGAGGATGGA TTGGCCGGCATTCTAAACGACACGATAAAGAGGAACAAGTATTACGGGGCGAACTCGTACGACGACAGGAACGGTTGGGTCACGTTGGAGGCGATACCGTGGTCCAAGAGCAAGATATCCAAATGGCAAGCGACCCCGAGCACGCAACGGCCGTGGCCCGAAGTGAATAAACCGTGGGATAAACCCGGCAAACCTTGGACCTCCGATTATTCCGTCAGACCCATCTACGAGAACAACAAACCAtg GTACGAGAAGCCGAAGCCGAGCTGGCCGGAGAACGGTCAGAACGACAAGCCCGCGTGGCAGAAGCCCAACCGACCGAGCCCTTACTACACGGAGAAACCGGAGGAGACCCAGGCACAGAAGTGGCCACCGGAGAGGCCCTCTTGGAACAAGTACACGGACCGTCCGAGCCTCAACACCGATATAATTACGGACAATAGGCCGGCCAATTTCCCGAGCAATTGGAACAGGCCGCAACCGACGAAACCGAGCTACCAATATCTGGACAGGTATCCGGATAAATAtcagggggaggaggggaacgATTGGCACGATTTTCCGACGAGGCTCGAGGATCGTCCAACGCCGAGGCCGACCACCACCGAGAGGCCGACCGCCTTCTCCCATTATCAATACGTGAACAATCATCCGCAGAGTTATCCCGGGAACGGGGACGGCCAGTGGGTGCTGCTCTCTACCAACAGGGGCTATTCCAAGTCCAGGCAGAGGTCGATAAAGATAGACTCGATTGGCCAAGTGGGGAACGTTACGAGGGACGTGGgcagaaaggaggaggaagctgATCCAGCGGTAGCTGTGATGACGTCGAAGAGACAG GTTAGATTGACAGTTATCGATCAACGA GTTAGATTGGCGGTGTTACAGTCAATGAGGCGTAAGTATTGA
- the LOC100578798 gene encoding uncharacterized protein LOC100578798 translates to MNRRTCSKLLFLLFSLFPNPSFPTLETRNATRNNEEPPVQESLDKSSSSSSSIEIEDHRFPLQSNSTTMETYREKLTLSVNEENVTREEFRPSFHLGEIKESRIGNPFDAPSHFNLDEATRDESYDSKRLQLVRDPLRQNLYLGEEGRNDGARFHQRLHPNREEDGGTRGSFEDQQVLDQGGASYVWGKPSKFQGDSLKGEITESTLSNAPFSYSAVFHDRPSEEGNDFQKPGDGLVYVQESSFTRTRTFPYTVHQPHVGYQQIDLVNDLRPYPVKKRESPWTKILHLIGTILPLGLLIAALTPNVVKVDNATQPNIVLSKWRVADLPVEHKQARSVDTRAEDCEERSVCRVILAGGDAGSTVLQNILWNLATRTSIATAKKSGLHEVFKAVKKRNCASVPCQSPL, encoded by the exons ATGAATCGTCGAACGTGCAGCAAACTCTTATTCCTCTTATTCTCCCTGTTTCCGAACCCCAGCTTCCCGACTCTCGAAACGCGAAACGCAACTCGAAACAACGAGGAACCTCCTGTTCAAGAATCTCTCGAcaaatcctcctcctcctcctcctcgatcgaGATCGAAGACCACCGATTCCCTTTGCAATCGAATTCCACCACCATGGAAACGTATCGAGAAAAGCTGACATTGTCCGTGAACGAGGAGAACGTGACCAGGGAAGAATTTCGACCGAGCTTTCATCTGGGCGAGATTAAAGAGTCCAGGATCGGCAACCCGTTCGATGCACCGAGCCATTTCAACCTCGACGAGGCGACGAGGGACGAATCGTACGACTCGAAACGCTTGCAGCTCGTTCGAGATCCTCTCCGTCAGAATTTATACctgggagaggaggggaggaacgATGGAGCACGGTTCCATCAACGGCTCCACCCGAACAGGGAGGAAGACGGGGGCACGCGAGGATCATTCGAGGATCAACAGGTTCTCGATCAGGGGGGGGCGAGTTACGTTTGGGGTAAACCGTCCAAGTTTCAGGGCGACTCGTTGAAAGGAGAGATTACCGAGTCGACATTGTCGAACGCGCCGTTCTCCTATTCGGCGGTGTTTCACGATCGTCCAAGTGAAGAGGGGAACGATTTTCAGAAGCCGGGCGATGGGTTGGTTTACGTGCAAGAATCCTCGTTCACCAGGACCAGAACGTTTCCTTACACCGTTCATCAGCCGCACGTAGGATACCAACAGATCGATCTCGTCAACGATTTGCGTCCGTATCCCGTTAAGAAAag GGAGTCACCCTGGACGAAGATTTTGCACTTGATCGGGACGATTCTGCCCCTTGGCCTGCTCATAGCTGCCCTCACACCGAACGTGGTCAAGGTTGACAACGCTAC CCAGCCGAATATCGTCCTGTCGAAATGGAGGGTCGCTGACCTACCGGTCGAGCATAAGCAGGCGCGATCCGTGGATACGCGGGCCGAGGATTGCGAGGAGAGATCCGTTTGCCGAGTGATCCTTGCCGGCGGTGATGCCGGATCTACCGTGTTGCAGAATATCTTGTGGAATTTGGCAACGAG AACGTCGATCGCAACGGCGAAGAAGAGCGGTCTTCACGAAGTTTTCAAGGCGGTGAAGAAGAGGAATTGCGCCAGCGTTCCCTGCCAATCTCCCCTCTGA